A region from the Aegilops tauschii subsp. strangulata cultivar AL8/78 chromosome 5, Aet v6.0, whole genome shotgun sequence genome encodes:
- the LOC109786634 gene encoding probable plastid-lipid-associated protein 2, chloroplastic, with protein sequence MAGVASLNAVSLSAPSPQAPGATAARGRLLVPAARRFPSLRAARRVVAARAAPVDADDEWGKEPAVGGTAVAEAPSEAAAAASEVAALKLKLKAALYGTERGLRASSETRAEVVELITQLEARNPTPAPTEALTLLNGKWILAYTSFSQLFPLLGSGRLQALVKVDEISQTIDSENFAVQNCIKFSGPLASTSVSTNAKFEIRSPKRVQIKFEEGIIGTPQLTDSIVLPEKFELFGQNIDLSPLSGIFTSIENAASSVAKTISGQPPLKIPFRSESAGSWLLTTYLDAELRISRGDGSSIFVLFKEGSALSI encoded by the exons ATGGCGGGAGTAGCCTCCCTCAACGCCGTGTCCCTGTCCGCGCCGTCGCCCCAGGCCCCGGGGGccaccgccgcccgcggccgcctCCTCGTCCCGGCGGCCCGGCGCTTCCCGTCGCTGCGGGCCGCGCGGCGCGTCgtcgcggcgcgggcggcgcccGTGGACGCCGACGACGAGTGGGGGAAGGAGCCGGCGGTGGGAGggacggcggtggcggaggcgcCCTCGGAGGCGGCCGCGGCCGCGAGCGAGGTGGCGGCGCTCAAGCTGAAGCTCAAGGCGGCGCTGTACGGGACGGAGCGCGGCCTGCGCGCCTCCAGCGAGACGCGGGCGGAGGTGGTCGAGCTCATCACGCAGCTCGAGGCGCGCAACCCCACGCCGGCGCCCACCGAGGCGCTCACCCTCCTCAACGGCAAGTGGATCCTCGC GTACACATCATTTTCGCAATTGTTCCCACTGTTGGGGTCTGGAAGGCTACAAGCTCTTGTCAAGGTGGATGAAATATCACAGACTATTGATTCCGAGAACTTTGCGGTGCAGAACTGCATCAAGTTTTCAGGACCTTTGGCGTCAACTTCAGTGTCcaccaatgccaaatttgaaatTAGAAGCCCCAAACGTGTACAG ATCAAATTCGAAGAAGGCATCATTGGCACTCCGCAGCTGACCGATTCCATCGTACTGCCAGAGAAGTTTGAATTATTTGGACAGAACATTGACCTGAGCCCGTTGAGCGGCATATTTACTTCGATCGAGAATGCAGCGTCCTCCGTCGCCAAGACCATCTCCGGTCAGCCCCCACTGAAGATACCTTTCAGGAGCGAGAGCGCTGGGTCCTGGCTGCTCACAACCTACCTTGATGCTGAGCTTAGAATCTCCAGAGGAGATGGCAGCAGCATCTTTGTGCTGTTCAAGGAAGGAAGCGCACTCTCGATATAG
- the LOC123493867 gene encoding serine/threonine-protein phosphatase 7 long form homolog — protein sequence MFADGTGKNAPWMWLKALTVFDSKWSWGSATLAYLYRQLDEACCRHTGGIGGCLLALSIWSWEHLPVGRPKTVKYEDWDDKDDPLRLPTWAYKWDVLNETTDDPSVMYKLYKSELDAITPEQVEWEPYGKGASFGNPMEFRLNPMCTRDRDLWHMRCPLICNWAVELHLPHRVFRQFGLFQPHPPEWEDTDKFLHA from the exons ATGTTTGCTGATGGCACAGgcaagaatgctccatggatgtggctgaaggcgttgaccgtcttcgatagcaaatggagttggggttcggcgacactggcttacttgtatcgacag TTGGACGAAGCCTGTTGTAGGCACACTGGAGGTATTGGTGGTTGTCTGCTCGCACTTTCCATATGGAGTTGGGAGCATTTGCCGGTTGGACGACCGAAGACCGTGAAGTACGAGGATTGGGATGATAAAGACGACCCACTACGgctccccacttgggcttacaagtgggatgtgttaAATGAGACGACGGATGATCCCTCGGTAATGTACAAGTTGTACAAGAGCGAGCTGGACGCGATCACGCCTGAGCAG GTGGAATGGGAGCCGTATGGAAAAGGAGCGAGTTTTGGTAACCCTATGGAGTTCAGGCTGAATCCGATGTGCACTAGGGATAGGGATCTCTGGCATATGcggtgcccactgatatgcaactgggcggttgagcttcacctgccacatcgggtgttccgccagtttggtttgttccagccacacccgccggaGTGGGAGGACACGGACAAGTTTCTACACGCGTAA